A genomic window from Methanovulcanius yangii includes:
- a CDS encoding ferredoxin-thioredoxin reductase catalytic domain-containing protein has protein sequence MISRFDVERRYLALKKEAEENGYYLNPDEDFDKELVHGLLSNRERYGFESCPCRLCVGPREVNLDIICPCDYRDSDLAEYGTCYCALYVSGDVASGKRPVEVIPDRRGPAPTECVVHGEGVAPRGAAKPAAAGPVVGSLPYPVFRCRVCGYLCAREEPPEKCPICGAEKDRFEKFI, from the coding sequence ATGATTTCGAGATTTGATGTGGAGCGGAGGTATCTTGCTCTCAAAAAGGAAGCGGAGGAGAACGGCTACTACCTGAACCCCGACGAGGACTTTGACAAGGAACTTGTCCACGGCCTCCTGTCCAACCGGGAGCGGTATGGGTTCGAGTCATGCCCCTGCCGCTTGTGCGTCGGACCACGGGAGGTGAACCTCGATATCATCTGCCCCTGCGACTACCGCGATTCCGACCTCGCAGAGTACGGAACCTGTTACTGTGCCCTGTATGTCTCGGGCGATGTCGCAAGCGGCAAGCGCCCGGTCGAGGTAATCCCCGACAGACGCGGCCCCGCCCCGACGGAGTGTGTCGTCCACGGAGAAGGGGTCGCACCGCGGGGAGCGGCAAAACCGGCTGCAGCTGGACCGGTCGTCGGCAGCCTTCCATATCCGGTCTTCCGGTGCCGGGTATGCGGCTACCTCTGCGCCCGTGAGGAACCGCCCGAGAAGTGCCCCATCTGCGGGGCCGAGAAGGACCGGTTTGAGAAATTTATCTGA
- a CDS encoding glutaredoxin family protein has translation MELIHVDGENVGPITLYALSTCGHCRRTRQYLGELGVAYDYIEVDLLHGEAFDEAYDLVKKYNPRGSFPTIVIGEEETVIIGERLDEIRAAIGK, from the coding sequence ATGGAATTGATACATGTGGACGGCGAGAATGTGGGACCCATCACCCTCTATGCACTCAGCACTTGCGGGCATTGCAGGCGGACCCGGCAGTATCTCGGAGAACTGGGCGTTGCCTATGACTATATCGAGGTCGACCTGCTGCACGGGGAGGCATTCGACGAGGCCTATGATCTCGTCAAGAAATACAACCCCCGCGGGTCGTTTCCGACCATAGTCATTGGCGAGGAGGAGACGGTGATTATCGGGGAGCGGCTCGACGAGATCAGGGCCGCAATCGGGAAATAG
- a CDS encoding DUF2207 family protein, with the protein MEEKQQIIVVVLAALVIAVIAVAGVLSFSLSGSGGPLVVDTYTAEWHHDGALAEEYVYAVENTGQYRFLFRAWDAPLVTAPIGSPSVEITGMTPEEGVVGYAVDYFDRVTTFGDTPATPSDIATIGSLGQNEVGMYTPAYFAAGSHAVSYDFIVHPPVEYDDTVAHLNLQLARNHVPYRQVTITLPATYVQDIWVRPASMTIEEIGGEYRITGSAAEDELIEVEMLLDPAFLDEIDGFPTKMNDVRGQTERANFLYTLPLLFAGVLRIVAMVLVLAVPIVFYRIYRTHGTEKGASVPEHLSFVPDPALKPWTVNLIFKGDAVDFDENGFYATLLDLHRRRLIEITNAQEGGTYRIRVLEKSSADAYEQRVLNFLWNAGTDGVLDTGAFSALAEQAKSGSFSSEQRVLSLQTSIAALTGSVDTSVIPKYIEEGRTRLVPVALLGGFVLLLAILVLVIAPQAISPSVQTAALGIAVLLQAGIAAVFPTTLFGRWKDDYYAEKLRWDAFGRMLSDSAQIKKYAPEDISMWGEWLVYGTALGLGDKVEAAMRALNVDIRQAGMPLYSGVHFMFIPVAAYTPPSSGGGGFGGGGGFGGGGGFGGGGAGGR; encoded by the coding sequence GTGGAAGAGAAGCAGCAGATCATCGTCGTGGTCCTCGCGGCACTGGTGATAGCCGTCATCGCCGTTGCGGGCGTCCTTTCGTTCTCCCTGTCGGGAAGCGGGGGCCCGCTCGTCGTTGATACCTATACCGCCGAATGGCATCACGACGGGGCCCTCGCCGAGGAGTATGTTTACGCGGTGGAGAACACCGGACAGTACCGGTTCCTCTTTCGGGCATGGGACGCCCCGCTGGTGACCGCACCTATCGGGTCGCCGTCGGTCGAGATCACGGGCATGACCCCGGAGGAGGGGGTCGTGGGGTATGCCGTCGACTACTTCGACCGGGTGACGACCTTCGGGGACACACCCGCAACGCCATCCGATATCGCGACGATTGGTTCTTTGGGACAAAATGAAGTCGGAATGTACACTCCTGCATACTTCGCCGCGGGGAGTCATGCCGTTTCGTATGACTTCATCGTCCATCCCCCCGTGGAGTATGACGACACCGTCGCCCACCTGAATCTCCAGCTCGCCAGGAACCACGTCCCGTACCGGCAGGTGACGATCACGTTGCCTGCCACCTACGTGCAGGACATCTGGGTCCGGCCGGCGTCGATGACGATCGAAGAGATCGGCGGGGAGTACCGCATCACCGGCAGTGCCGCCGAGGACGAACTAATCGAAGTGGAGATGCTTCTCGACCCGGCGTTTCTGGATGAGATCGACGGATTTCCGACAAAGATGAACGATGTCCGCGGCCAGACCGAGCGGGCGAATTTCCTCTACACCCTCCCGCTCCTCTTCGCAGGCGTGCTTCGCATCGTTGCGATGGTACTCGTCCTCGCCGTGCCGATTGTCTTCTACCGTATCTACCGGACGCACGGCACGGAGAAGGGCGCATCAGTGCCCGAACACCTGAGTTTCGTCCCGGACCCGGCTCTCAAGCCGTGGACGGTGAACCTGATCTTCAAGGGGGATGCGGTTGACTTCGACGAGAACGGCTTCTATGCAACGCTTCTCGACCTCCATCGACGACGGCTGATCGAGATCACGAATGCACAGGAAGGCGGCACCTACCGGATACGGGTGCTGGAGAAGTCGAGCGCCGATGCCTACGAACAGCGCGTGCTGAACTTCCTCTGGAACGCGGGCACGGACGGCGTTCTCGACACGGGGGCATTCTCCGCCCTTGCCGAGCAGGCGAAGTCCGGTAGCTTCTCCTCCGAGCAGCGGGTCCTCTCCCTCCAGACGTCCATTGCGGCACTGACGGGATCAGTCGACACTTCGGTCATCCCGAAATACATCGAGGAAGGCCGCACCCGGCTGGTGCCGGTCGCCCTCCTCGGCGGATTCGTGCTCCTGCTCGCGATCCTCGTTCTGGTCATCGCCCCACAGGCGATCTCCCCGAGTGTCCAGACGGCGGCTCTCGGCATCGCCGTACTCCTGCAGGCAGGTATTGCGGCGGTCTTCCCCACCACCCTCTTCGGCCGGTGGAAGGATGATTATTATGCAGAGAAGCTCCGCTGGGATGCCTTCGGCCGCATGCTCTCGGACTCGGCACAGATCAAAAAATACGCCCCGGAAGACATCTCGATGTGGGGAGAGTGGCTCGTCTACGGGACGGCGCTCGGCCTCGGCGACAAGGTTGAGGCCGCGATGCGGGCGCTCAATGTCGACATTCGTCAGGCGGGGATGCCTCTCTACTCCGGGGTCCATTTCATGTTCATTCCGGTTGCGGCCTATACGCCCCCTTCCAGCGGTGGCGGAGGCTTCGGTGGTGGAGGGGGCTTTGGCGGAGGCGGCGGATTTGGTGGCGGCGGTGCCGGTGGGCGCTGA
- a CDS encoding LemA family protein: MIEWIIGGLVLLVLVVLVLWFVGIYNKFQSLKNSSEATLGQIRVAMKKRLDMINQLLGAVKSYATFEKETLEGVTKMRAGVAEAGPGDLNEIERESRSILGRLLAVVENYPDLKTSGNVADLMASVKSIEDEIARQRYTYNNISEQYNTMCDTIPSNFVASFSHFTKLEYLKFEEKIEEVPEIKF, from the coding sequence ATGATAGAATGGATCATCGGAGGCCTTGTCCTCCTCGTCCTTGTCGTTCTGGTGCTCTGGTTCGTGGGCATCTACAACAAGTTCCAGTCTTTGAAGAACTCCTCGGAAGCCACCCTCGGCCAGATCCGGGTGGCGATGAAGAAGCGTCTTGATATGATCAACCAGCTTCTCGGTGCGGTGAAGAGCTACGCGACCTTCGAGAAGGAGACGCTCGAAGGGGTCACGAAGATGCGGGCAGGAGTTGCAGAGGCGGGCCCCGGAGACCTGAACGAGATCGAACGTGAATCCCGCTCGATTCTCGGCCGCCTCCTTGCCGTGGTGGAGAACTATCCCGACCTCAAGACATCGGGAAACGTCGCCGATCTGATGGCGTCCGTAAAGAGCATAGAGGACGAGATCGCCCGCCAGCGGTATACCTACAACAATATCAGCGAACAGTACAACACGATGTGCGACACCATCCCCTCCAACTTCGTCGCCTCGTTTTCCCACTTCACGAAACTCGAATACCTGAAGTTCGAAGAGAAGATCGAAGAAGTCCCCGAGATCAAATTTTGA
- a CDS encoding HEAT repeat domain-containing protein: MDAGETYSFPQTESPVTRDREMSEAGDRQRFEYYMANLHHPEASYRWGAAQGLGRLGDLRALDPLLEAVHDDDWRVRFKAAWALGELGDRRALPALRRLARDPVETVRDSAEKAAERILMRL, encoded by the coding sequence GTGGACGCAGGCGAAACGTATTCATTCCCACAGACCGAATCCCCGGTGACGAGGGACAGGGAGATGAGCGAGGCGGGCGACCGGCAGCGGTTCGAGTACTACATGGCAAACCTGCACCACCCGGAGGCATCCTACCGGTGGGGGGCGGCCCAAGGTCTCGGACGGCTGGGAGATCTTCGGGCACTTGACCCCCTGCTCGAGGCCGTCCATGACGATGACTGGCGGGTCCGGTTCAAGGCGGCATGGGCGCTTGGGGAGCTCGGCGACCGACGCGCCCTTCCCGCCCTCCGCCGTCTTGCCCGTGATCCTGTAGAAACCGTCCGCGACAGCGCGGAGAAGGCTGCCGAGCGCATCCTGATGCGGCTGTGA
- the ftsA gene encoding coenzyme F390 synthetase, translated as MRYYNPDIETMPREDLDALIDERVRYTVAYAAANSPFYRKWFDDNRINPADVREHENLLDLPVISGATIRENQPPVADRYLFKSAPCEDIFTIHETSGTSGTPKAFFLMWNDWQRYAAKYARSFVAQGFAKGDRVAVCASYGMNVGANTMTLAAQSIGFTIIPEGKCTFPVRVMKHLQPTAIVGSVFKLLRLARRMEEEGLDPQESSITKLIVGGESFAEESRRYLDEVWGVPCYNTYGSTEGTMCGECTELAGLHVPEDLVHMDLYNPKLQDFVKDGEQGRIVLTTLLPVGERTGNLLINYDTDDVTTVLTREQCPCGRTHMRIDNPHREAETIYIADVPVNRVDIEKGVFQRENMEYLSGEYEAFVYFDPDEGRAILRVSLESHDPDRCNRNLVKENFMQALFREKPALARLHSEGELEFVYNFSNEGDLELYRLKGRPKRLVDRR; from the coding sequence ATGCGTTACTACAACCCCGATATCGAGACGATGCCCCGTGAAGACCTCGACGCCCTCATCGACGAACGGGTCCGCTACACAGTGGCCTACGCAGCCGCAAACTCCCCGTTCTACCGGAAATGGTTCGACGACAACCGCATCAACCCGGCGGATGTCAGGGAACACGAAAATCTCCTCGACCTGCCGGTGATATCCGGGGCAACGATACGGGAAAATCAGCCGCCCGTCGCCGACCGCTACCTCTTCAAGAGCGCCCCTTGCGAGGATATATTCACCATCCATGAAACAAGCGGGACGTCAGGGACCCCGAAGGCGTTCTTTCTCATGTGGAACGACTGGCAGCGGTACGCGGCGAAGTACGCGAGGAGCTTCGTTGCGCAGGGCTTTGCAAAAGGCGACCGGGTGGCCGTCTGTGCCAGTTACGGGATGAACGTCGGAGCGAACACGATGACGCTCGCCGCACAAAGCATCGGGTTTACGATCATCCCGGAGGGGAAGTGTACCTTCCCCGTCCGGGTGATGAAACACCTGCAGCCGACCGCCATCGTGGGCTCGGTCTTCAAGCTCTTGCGGCTCGCCCGGCGGATGGAAGAGGAGGGACTCGATCCGCAGGAGAGCTCGATTACGAAACTCATCGTCGGCGGCGAGAGCTTTGCAGAGGAGTCGCGCCGGTACCTTGATGAGGTCTGGGGGGTCCCGTGTTACAACACCTACGGGAGCACGGAGGGGACGATGTGCGGGGAGTGCACCGAGCTGGCGGGACTCCACGTCCCGGAAGACCTCGTGCATATGGACCTCTATAACCCGAAGCTTCAGGATTTCGTGAAAGACGGGGAACAGGGGCGAATTGTCCTGACCACGCTCCTGCCGGTGGGAGAGCGGACCGGCAATCTCCTCATCAACTACGACACCGACGATGTAACGACCGTCCTCACCCGTGAGCAGTGCCCGTGCGGGCGGACGCACATGCGCATCGACAACCCACACCGGGAAGCGGAGACAATCTACATCGCCGATGTCCCGGTCAACCGTGTCGACATCGAAAAGGGCGTCTTCCAGCGGGAGAATATGGAGTATCTCTCCGGCGAGTACGAGGCATTCGTCTACTTCGACCCGGACGAGGGCAGGGCGATTCTCAGGGTGAGCCTCGAGTCGCACGATCCCGACCGATGCAACAGGAACCTTGTCAAGGAGAACTTCATGCAGGCACTCTTTCGGGAGAAACCGGCGCTCGCCCGGCTGCACAGCGAAGGTGAGCTGGAGTTCGTCTACAACTTCTCCAATGAAGGTGACCTCGAACTCTACCGCCTGAAGGGGCGGCCGAAGCGGTTGGTGGACCGGCGATAA
- a CDS encoding M1 family metallopeptidase — MTSQRLFRYLRSDFGEIPVRVLHMDLTFDVEDETTTVRSKLHLESGDAPLASLTLNANTLEILAVSCASYPVTYEYDQGNAFLHLTFATPVPPETRFVVQTTTLCRPTANILEGLYYDATPEGAPPQQITQCQQWGFQRIVPCIDDMTAKCTYTTTIIADAAYTNLISNGDVDVERHPACRGRDSITYHNCTTPMAPYLFFLGVGTYDTFTRPLEYPDGTTFTLELLVPPGTDPALAEESLGILADSILWVYLYTGPETYEKRAIRDDLYRLCRERDELIRSGAAEEEIWALRVVLAEMVASIEPGYRYTGSVYREIGMQNSDFGGMENVGNTTITTNRILPFPQAPDGAFDYLIRVKVHEFYHNLNGSEVTGATPFELWLNEAVTVHIEQQYHAFLFGEDYSRLQTVLTLLSPDGGTFYYDRGATSIPIEPDGFNDPNDLITGVTYVKAPEVVKMIETIVGPKTFVKGLDLYHTRYRHGNATTADWLAAMEEASGVPLTAFAEPWMKKTGFPVVAVTSAYDAGSGVLTITFAKTEGSEKWTFPFAYAAVGEDGKILAEDTVLLEDEATVVRHEGIDAPAFLSLNRGYSFYGKVVHSATDEELLRQVREDDDISTRYVAFATLLDREKTRLMGDPTAPVSDHITTLLPSLLADADLMARAGGQFLTIFESVDDEAYAHRYRALYDARRTILRATAEAHTDALMAVYHTQQSKISGGKTLQAKIADIKHRQAKNTALGMLATLDTPEIHELLKRAFVEAANASDRLTAFTAIINSTSRERMHILWDYMRTAREHPVMWEGFLAAVASLATEDATTVVREVMASCAFSIEQANDQRALLGRFAQNKKVSLQTAEGRRFLFEIITTLAPVNEYSTVGILSVLGNIDRMEVEYHLPLIDLLLDVLKEVPPETAPSVHNTARRLLQGSPGARAHFERVRKRTFPHF; from the coding sequence ATGACTTCTCAACGGCTGTTCCGGTACCTGCGCTCGGATTTCGGGGAGATCCCCGTGCGGGTGCTCCATATGGACCTCACGTTCGACGTGGAGGACGAGACGACGACGGTCCGCTCAAAGCTGCATCTGGAATCGGGGGACGCCCCGCTTGCCTCTCTCACCCTGAATGCCAATACCCTCGAAATCCTCGCCGTTTCCTGTGCATCCTATCCTGTGACCTACGAATACGACCAGGGCAACGCCTTCCTGCACCTGACCTTCGCCACCCCCGTCCCGCCGGAGACACGGTTCGTGGTTCAGACGACGACCCTCTGTCGGCCGACAGCCAATATCCTGGAAGGTCTTTACTATGATGCGACGCCTGAGGGCGCCCCGCCCCAGCAGATCACACAGTGCCAGCAATGGGGGTTCCAGCGCATCGTCCCCTGCATCGACGACATGACCGCGAAGTGCACTTATACGACGACGATCATCGCAGATGCCGCCTATACGAATCTCATCAGCAACGGGGATGTGGATGTCGAGCGCCACCCCGCCTGCAGGGGCAGGGATTCGATCACCTACCACAACTGCACAACGCCGATGGCCCCATACCTCTTCTTCCTCGGTGTCGGGACCTACGACACCTTCACCCGACCGTTGGAGTATCCCGACGGGACGACCTTCACCCTCGAACTCCTCGTCCCGCCGGGGACGGATCCCGCCCTTGCAGAAGAGTCACTCGGGATACTTGCCGACTCGATCCTCTGGGTCTATCTCTATACCGGCCCGGAGACCTACGAAAAGCGGGCCATTCGTGACGACCTCTACCGCCTCTGCCGGGAACGGGACGAACTCATCAGGAGCGGTGCTGCCGAGGAAGAAATCTGGGCACTCCGGGTAGTCCTCGCCGAGATGGTCGCGTCCATCGAACCCGGGTACAGGTATACCGGGTCGGTGTACCGCGAGATCGGCATGCAGAACTCCGACTTCGGCGGGATGGAAAACGTCGGCAACACGACGATTACGACAAACCGCATCCTTCCCTTCCCGCAGGCGCCGGACGGTGCGTTCGATTACCTCATCCGGGTGAAGGTGCACGAGTTCTACCACAACCTGAATGGCTCGGAAGTTACCGGGGCGACGCCCTTCGAGCTCTGGCTCAACGAGGCGGTCACCGTCCACATCGAACAGCAGTATCACGCCTTCCTCTTCGGGGAAGACTACTCACGCCTCCAGACCGTCCTCACACTTCTCTCTCCGGACGGCGGAACGTTCTACTATGACCGCGGTGCGACATCGATCCCCATCGAACCGGACGGCTTCAACGACCCGAACGACCTTATCACAGGGGTCACCTACGTGAAGGCCCCTGAAGTGGTGAAGATGATCGAGACGATCGTAGGCCCTAAGACCTTTGTGAAGGGTCTCGACCTCTACCACACGCGCTACCGCCACGGGAACGCAACGACCGCAGACTGGCTCGCGGCAATGGAGGAGGCATCGGGTGTTCCCCTTACGGCCTTTGCCGAACCATGGATGAAGAAGACCGGGTTTCCGGTGGTGGCGGTCACCTCCGCCTATGACGCCGGTTCGGGGGTGCTTACCATCACCTTCGCCAAAACCGAAGGAAGTGAAAAATGGACGTTTCCGTTTGCCTATGCAGCCGTCGGCGAGGACGGAAAAATCCTTGCGGAGGATACGGTCCTCCTGGAGGACGAGGCGACGGTCGTCCGGCATGAAGGTATCGATGCCCCGGCGTTTCTCTCCCTCAACCGGGGGTACAGCTTCTATGGGAAGGTCGTGCATTCGGCAACCGACGAAGAGCTCCTCCGCCAGGTCAGGGAGGATGACGATATCAGCACCAGGTACGTCGCCTTCGCAACCCTCCTCGACCGGGAGAAGACCCGCCTCATGGGCGACCCTACAGCTCCGGTGAGCGATCATATCACCACGCTTCTCCCGTCGCTCCTCGCCGATGCCGACCTGATGGCACGGGCCGGCGGGCAGTTCCTGACCATCTTCGAGTCGGTCGACGACGAGGCATACGCCCACCGGTACCGGGCGCTCTACGATGCCCGCAGGACGATCCTCAGGGCGACCGCGGAAGCCCACACAGACGCCCTTATGGCGGTCTATCACACTCAGCAATCGAAGATCTCCGGCGGAAAGACCCTCCAGGCAAAGATTGCGGATATCAAACACCGGCAGGCGAAGAACACGGCGCTCGGGATGCTGGCAACGCTCGATACGCCGGAGATCCACGAACTCCTGAAGAGAGCCTTTGTGGAAGCGGCGAACGCCTCCGATCGGCTGACGGCATTTACGGCGATCATCAACAGCACCTCCCGTGAGCGGATGCACATCCTCTGGGACTACATGCGCACCGCCCGGGAGCACCCCGTCATGTGGGAGGGGTTCCTTGCGGCGGTGGCATCCCTTGCAACGGAGGACGCGACGACCGTCGTGCGCGAGGTGATGGCCTCCTGTGCATTCTCTATCGAACAGGCCAATGATCAGCGGGCCCTTCTGGGGCGGTTCGCCCAGAACAAGAAGGTCTCGCTCCAGACGGCAGAGGGTCGGCGGTTCCTCTTCGAGATCATAACAACACTCGCGCCGGTGAACGAGTACAGCACTGTGGGCATCCTTTCGGTCCTCGGCAACATCGACCGGATGGAGGTGGAGTATCACCTGCCCCTCATCGACCTCCTTCTCGATGTCCTCAAAGAGGTCCCCCCAGAGACGGCTCCCTCGGTGCACAACACCGCCCGGCGTCTCCTCCAGGGGTCACCAGGAGCGCGGGCACATTTTGAACGGGTGCGGAAGAGGACCTTTCCCCACTTCTGA